The Streptomyces sp. NBC_01268 genome window below encodes:
- a CDS encoding dienelactone hydrolase family protein produces the protein MTTITTHTVAYQADGLTMTGHLALPAGTGRRPGVLIGPEGLGLSEVERGRAEALARLGYVALAFDLHGGRVLDDPEEMLARCMPLLADPGRMREIGRAALDVLCAQPRTDPGRIAAVGYGTGGAIAVELGRDGVGLRAIATVNGLITGRPGEAARIRCPVWAGVGSQDPIMPPAQREAFAAEMEDAGVDWRLVVYGGALHAFHHPPVDGPVLPGVGHHPLHAQRAWRDVVALLDECVPVAAPVTASH, from the coding sequence ATGACCACGATCACGACGCACACCGTCGCGTACCAGGCCGACGGCCTGACGATGACCGGGCACCTCGCGCTGCCCGCCGGCACCGGTCGCCGGCCCGGGGTCCTGATCGGACCCGAGGGGCTCGGGCTCAGCGAGGTCGAGCGGGGCCGGGCCGAGGCCCTGGCCCGGCTGGGCTACGTGGCGCTGGCCTTCGACCTGCACGGCGGGCGCGTGCTCGACGATCCCGAGGAGATGCTGGCCCGCTGCATGCCGCTGCTCGCGGATCCCGGCCGGATGCGGGAGATCGGCCGCGCGGCCCTCGACGTGCTGTGCGCACAGCCGCGGACCGACCCCGGCCGGATCGCGGCCGTGGGCTACGGCACCGGGGGCGCGATCGCGGTGGAGCTGGGGCGGGACGGGGTCGGGCTGCGGGCCATCGCCACGGTGAACGGGCTGATCACCGGCCGGCCGGGCGAGGCGGCGCGCATCCGCTGCCCGGTGTGGGCGGGGGTCGGATCGCAGGACCCGATCATGCCGCCGGCCCAACGGGAGGCGTTCGCCGCCGAGATGGAGGACGCGGGCGTCGACTGGCGGCTGGTGGTCTACGGCGGGGCCCTGCACGCCTTCCATCACCCGCCGGTCGACGGGCCGGTCCTCCCGGGGGTCGGCCACCACCCGCTGCACGCTCAGCGGGCGTGGCGGGACGTCGTCGCCCTGCTCGACGAGTGCGTGCCCGTGGCGGCGCCGGTCACCGCCTCCCACTGA
- a CDS encoding class I SAM-dependent DNA methyltransferase: protein MFSPEGPTLRELTVQALSSVEHGYDRLATKFDTTPFRTPDRLLRAVADALKPLGPFDTGLDVCCGTGAGLSVLRSVCAGPVTGVDFSAGMLAEARAAHPEATLVRADALALPFGPVFDLAVSFGAFGHFLPAEQETLFRRVHASLRPGGTLAFPLPAPPRVGSAPYWALWGFDAAMRVRNALWRPPFVMYYRTFRLTDVHRRLTAAGFRVELLPMRSLGVREDGSPRCRLVVARKDAA from the coding sequence ATGTTCTCCCCCGAGGGCCCCACCCTCCGTGAGCTGACCGTGCAGGCACTCTCGTCGGTCGAGCACGGCTACGACCGGCTCGCCACGAAGTTCGACACCACCCCGTTCCGCACCCCGGACCGTCTTCTCCGCGCGGTCGCCGACGCCCTGAAGCCGCTCGGCCCCTTCGACACGGGTCTCGACGTCTGCTGCGGCACGGGCGCGGGGCTCTCGGTGCTGCGCTCCGTGTGCGCCGGGCCGGTCACCGGCGTCGACTTCAGCGCCGGCATGCTGGCCGAGGCCCGCGCGGCCCACCCGGAGGCGACCCTGGTCCGCGCCGACGCACTCGCCCTGCCCTTCGGCCCGGTCTTCGACCTCGCGGTCAGCTTCGGCGCCTTCGGCCACTTCCTCCCGGCCGAGCAGGAGACCCTGTTCCGCCGCGTCCACGCGTCCCTGCGCCCCGGCGGCACCCTGGCCTTCCCGCTGCCCGCCCCGCCCCGCGTCGGCTCCGCCCCCTACTGGGCGCTGTGGGGGTTCGACGCGGCGATGCGCGTCCGCAACGCGCTGTGGCGCCCCCCGTTCGTCATGTACTACCGCACCTTCCGCCTCACGGACGTCCACCGCCGCCTGACCGCGGCCGGCTTCCGCGTGGAACTGCTGCCGATGCGCTCCCTGGGCGTACGGGAGGACGGCAGCCCCCGCTGCCGGCTGGTGGTGGCCCGGAAGGACGCCGCCTAG
- a CDS encoding ATP-binding protein, protein MTQRPRPHSDVRRFAFELPARTASVARARRLAEERLVLWGCDPEIRDTVALVVSELVTNAIVHTASARVVCELREGEERLRIAVRDEGGPAGPCIRECGEDERGRGLILVDALCAAWGADRTGHGTAQVVWAELAHGMAEPC, encoded by the coding sequence ATGACCCAGCGCCCACGCCCCCACTCCGACGTCCGCAGGTTCGCCTTCGAACTGCCCGCGCGCACCGCCTCCGTCGCCCGCGCCCGGCGCCTCGCCGAGGAGCGGCTCGTCCTGTGGGGCTGCGACCCGGAGATCCGCGACACCGTCGCCCTCGTCGTCTCCGAACTCGTCACCAACGCCATCGTCCACACCGCGAGCGCCCGCGTCGTCTGCGAACTGCGCGAGGGTGAGGAGCGGCTGCGGATAGCCGTGCGCGACGAGGGCGGCCCCGCCGGACCCTGCATCCGCGAGTGCGGCGAGGACGAACGGGGCCGTGGCCTCATCCTCGTCGACGCCCTCTGCGCGGCCTGGGGCGCCGACCGCACCGGACACGGCACCGCGCAGGTGGTCTGGGCGGAGCTCGCGCACGGCATGGCGGAGCCGTGCTGA
- the fdhD gene encoding formate dehydrogenase accessory sulfurtransferase FdhD, with the protein MGRVTERRRVVRIRGGAVNERPDTLVAEEPLEIRLNGRPIAITMRTPGDDFALAAGFLVSEGVLGAASDVRNIVYCAGAKDDGSNTYNVVDVQLAPGVPVPDITLERNVYTTSSCGLCGKASLDAVRTTARFPIADAPPLRLAPALLSALPDRLRAAQRVFDRTGGLHAAALFSEDGELLDVREDVGRHNAVDKLVGRALREGLLPLTRAVLLVSGRASFELAQKAVMAGLPVLAAVSAPSSLAVDLAAETGLTLVGFLRGEDMNVYAGEHRIVWERGL; encoded by the coding sequence ATGGGACGGGTCACCGAGCGACGGCGTGTCGTGCGCATACGGGGCGGGGCGGTGAACGAGCGGCCGGACACCCTGGTGGCGGAGGAGCCGCTGGAGATCCGTCTGAACGGCCGGCCGATCGCCATCACCATGCGCACGCCGGGCGACGACTTCGCGCTCGCGGCGGGTTTCCTGGTCAGCGAGGGGGTGCTCGGCGCCGCCTCCGACGTGCGGAACATCGTGTACTGCGCCGGCGCCAAGGACGACGGCTCCAACACGTACAACGTGGTGGACGTGCAGCTCGCGCCGGGCGTGCCCGTCCCGGACATCACGTTGGAGCGGAACGTCTACACCACCTCCTCCTGCGGCCTGTGCGGCAAGGCCAGCCTGGACGCGGTGCGGACCACGGCGCGCTTCCCCATCGCCGACGCTCCCCCACTGCGGCTCGCCCCGGCCCTGCTCTCCGCGCTGCCCGACCGGCTGCGCGCGGCGCAGCGCGTCTTCGACCGGACCGGCGGCCTGCACGCGGCGGCGCTGTTCTCGGAGGACGGCGAGCTGCTGGACGTACGGGAGGACGTGGGCCGGCACAACGCGGTGGACAAGCTGGTGGGCCGGGCGCTGCGCGAGGGACTGCTGCCGCTGACCCGCGCGGTGCTGCTGGTCTCGGGGCGCGCCTCGTTCGAGCTGGCGCAGAAGGCGGTGATGGCCGGCCTCCCGGTGCTCGCTGCGGTGTCGGCACCGTCCTCGCTGGCCGTGGACCTGGCGGCGGAGACGGGCCTGACGCTGGTGGGCTTCCTGCGCGGGGAGGACATGAACGTGTACGCGGGCGAGCACCGGATCGTGTGGGAGCGGGGGCTGTGA
- a CDS encoding helix-turn-helix domain-containing protein: MSEPRSAPTVGQVVLGRRLQDLRERAGLKREEAAKILRVAPATIRRMETAEVALKIPYVQLLLKAYGITDSEAEGFIALAEEANLPGWWQRFHDVLPGWFSMYVSLEGAASLIRAYEPQFVPGLLQTEDYARAILRSGAVGGSNAEEIDRHVALRMERQSLLTREDAPKFWVIMDETVFRRPVGDGPQVMRDQLDRLLEASELPNVTLQIAEFGSGHHPGTYGPFVLFRFAMPELPDMVYSEYLTGAVYLDARPEVASHLEVMDRMAAQAATAQRTKEVLRNLRKEL, from the coding sequence GTGAGCGAGCCGCGGTCCGCCCCCACGGTGGGACAGGTCGTACTCGGCAGGCGTCTGCAGGATCTGCGGGAGCGGGCCGGCCTCAAGCGGGAAGAGGCCGCGAAGATCCTCCGGGTGGCTCCGGCCACGATCCGCCGCATGGAGACGGCCGAAGTCGCGCTGAAGATCCCGTACGTCCAGCTCCTGCTGAAGGCGTACGGCATCACGGACTCCGAGGCCGAGGGCTTCATCGCCCTCGCTGAGGAGGCCAACCTCCCCGGCTGGTGGCAGCGGTTCCACGACGTGCTGCCCGGCTGGTTCTCGATGTACGTCAGCCTGGAGGGGGCCGCGAGCCTCATCCGGGCCTACGAGCCCCAGTTCGTCCCCGGTCTGCTGCAGACCGAGGACTACGCCCGCGCCATTCTGCGCAGCGGGGCGGTCGGCGGCAGCAATGCCGAGGAGATCGACCGCCATGTAGCCCTCCGCATGGAGCGCCAGTCCCTGCTCACCAGGGAGGACGCGCCCAAGTTCTGGGTGATCATGGACGAGACGGTCTTCCGCCGACCGGTCGGTGACGGGCCACAGGTGATGCGCGACCAGCTCGACCGGCTGCTCGAAGCGTCCGAGCTGCCGAACGTCACCCTGCAGATCGCGGAGTTCGGCTCCGGCCACCACCCCGGTACCTACGGGCCGTTCGTCCTCTTCCGCTTCGCCATGCCCGAACTCCCGGACATGGTCTACAGCGAGTACCTGACCGGCGCCGTCTATCTCGACGCGCGTCCCGAGGTGGCCTCCCACCTCGAGGTCATGGACCGCATGGCGGCTCAGGCCGCGACTGCACAACGCACGAAGGAGGTTCTGCGGAACCTCCGCAAGGAGCTGTGA
- a CDS encoding class F sortase: MHGSNGPGRRGAWGVVAVVLLIGVHLLRGGADELRADGPPQPLAAAAPDTAGTLPEAAPDPLAASLPVRVRIASVRIDAPVAEVGLDADGWIEAPPPDERASAGWFTGAVTPGERGTAVVVGHVDTPEGRGVFYDLGALAKGRRVEIARADGRTAVFTVYGIEVVPKDGFPADRVYGSTGRPELRLITCGGPYAQDGGYEGNVVVSARLTEIRTGTR; encoded by the coding sequence GTGCACGGGTCGAACGGGCCGGGACGGCGCGGTGCCTGGGGCGTCGTCGCCGTCGTCCTCCTGATCGGGGTGCACCTCCTGCGGGGCGGCGCGGACGAACTGCGGGCCGACGGACCCCCGCAGCCCCTGGCGGCCGCAGCCCCGGACACCGCCGGCACCCTCCCCGAGGCCGCCCCCGATCCGCTGGCCGCCTCGCTGCCCGTACGGGTCAGGATCGCGTCCGTCCGCATCGACGCCCCGGTCGCCGAGGTGGGCCTGGACGCCGACGGCTGGATCGAGGCGCCGCCGCCGGACGAGCGGGCGTCGGCCGGCTGGTTCACCGGTGCCGTCACCCCCGGTGAACGCGGCACGGCCGTCGTCGTCGGGCACGTCGACACCCCGGAGGGCCGCGGGGTCTTCTACGACCTGGGCGCCCTCGCCAAGGGCCGGCGCGTCGAGATCGCGCGCGCGGACGGGCGCACCGCCGTCTTCACCGTGTACGGCATCGAGGTCGTCCCCAAGGACGGCTTCCCCGCCGACCGCGTCTACGGCTCCACGGGACGCCCGGAACTCCGCCTGATCACCTGCGGCGGGCCGTACGCGCAGGACGGGGGGTACGAGGGCAACGTGGTGGTCTCGGCCCGGCTGACGGAGATCCGCACCGGCACCCGCTGA
- a CDS encoding DUF397 domain-containing protein: MDRIYNGMPAAELGAEGWHKPWSGGNGGNCVEAMKLADGRVAVRQSADPEGPALIYTHGEIAAFIQGAKSGQADFLLT, from the coding sequence ATGGATCGCATATACAACGGCATGCCCGCCGCTGAGCTCGGTGCCGAGGGATGGCACAAGCCGTGGAGCGGCGGGAACGGGGGCAACTGCGTCGAGGCCATGAAGCTGGCCGACGGCAGGGTCGCCGTGCGACAGTCCGCAGACCCTGAAGGACCCGCGCTCATCTACACCCACGGGGAGATCGCCGCATTCATCCAGGGGGCCAAATCAGGTCAGGCTGACTTTCTGCTCACCTGA
- a CDS encoding SAM-dependent methyltransferase, translated as MTQDPAAAQGGVRIDTSKPHPARMYDWFLGGKDNYPVDEEMARQLLTVDARGRDMARVNRAFMHRAIRWLSADGVRQYLDVGTGIPTEPNLHQIAQAAAPESRIVYCDNDPIVLAHAAALLRSTPEGATEYIQADARDPELILERAGKVLDFDQPIALSMLALLHFVGDEDGAYDLVGKLVEKLAPGSYLVLSHVTGDFDPEGAAKAAAMYKARGLTLRPRSRDELAAFFDGLDLVEPGVSLTAEWHPELGEPVQVLGDDPIPGWAAVGRKR; from the coding sequence ATGACCCAGGACCCCGCAGCCGCACAAGGCGGCGTACGCATCGACACCAGCAAGCCGCACCCCGCGCGGATGTACGACTGGTTCCTGGGCGGCAAGGACAACTACCCCGTCGACGAGGAGATGGCCCGCCAGCTCCTCACCGTCGACGCCCGGGGCCGGGACATGGCCCGCGTCAACCGGGCCTTCATGCACCGCGCCATCCGCTGGCTCAGCGCCGACGGCGTGCGCCAGTACCTGGACGTCGGCACCGGGATCCCGACCGAGCCCAACCTGCACCAGATCGCGCAGGCGGCCGCGCCGGAGTCCCGGATCGTCTACTGCGACAACGACCCGATCGTGCTCGCGCACGCGGCCGCGCTGCTGCGCTCGACCCCCGAAGGGGCCACCGAGTACATCCAGGCGGACGCCCGCGACCCCGAACTGATCCTCGAAAGGGCCGGAAAGGTCCTTGACTTCGACCAGCCCATCGCCCTGTCGATGCTCGCGCTGCTGCACTTCGTGGGCGACGAGGACGGCGCCTACGACCTGGTCGGCAAGCTGGTCGAGAAGCTGGCCCCGGGCAGCTACCTCGTCCTGTCGCACGTCACCGGGGACTTCGACCCGGAGGGGGCGGCGAAGGCCGCCGCCATGTACAAGGCGCGCGGACTGACCCTGCGGCCGCGCTCCCGCGACGAGCTGGCCGCCTTCTTCGACGGCCTCGACCTGGTCGAGCCGGGCGTCTCGCTCACCGCCGAGTGGCACCCGGAGCTGGGCGAGCCGGTCCAGGTCCTGGGCGACGACCCCATCCCGGGCTGGGCCGCGGTCGGTCGCAAGCGCTGA
- a CDS encoding beta-ketoacyl-ACP synthase III, with protein MTGTRIAALGHYQPAKVLTNEDLAALVDTSDDWITSRVGIRTRHIAGPEEPVDELAAHAGGKALAAAGLAAADIDLVLVATSTAIDRSPNTAARVAARLGMASPATMDLNVVCAGFTHALATADHAVRAGAARRALVIGADKMTDVTDWTDRTTCVLVGDGAGAAVVEATETDTGAIGPVLWGSVPEMGHAVRIEGTPPRFAQEGQSVYRWATQQLPALARQACERSGVRPEELAGVVLHQANLRIVEPLAAKIGAVNAVVARDVVDSGNTSAASVPLALSKLVERGELPSGAPVLLFGFGGNLSYAGLVVRIP; from the coding sequence ATGACGGGCACTCGAATCGCCGCGCTCGGGCACTACCAGCCCGCCAAGGTGCTCACCAACGAAGACCTGGCCGCGCTGGTCGACACCAGCGACGACTGGATCACCAGCCGGGTCGGCATCCGCACCCGGCACATCGCCGGCCCGGAGGAGCCGGTCGACGAGCTCGCCGCGCACGCCGGCGGCAAGGCGCTCGCCGCCGCCGGACTCGCCGCGGCCGACATCGACCTGGTCCTGGTCGCCACCTCCACGGCGATCGACCGCTCGCCGAACACGGCCGCCCGGGTGGCCGCCCGGCTCGGCATGGCGTCGCCCGCCACCATGGACCTCAACGTCGTCTGCGCCGGTTTCACCCACGCGCTGGCCACCGCCGACCACGCGGTACGGGCGGGTGCCGCCCGCCGCGCCCTGGTCATCGGCGCCGACAAGATGACCGACGTCACCGACTGGACCGACCGCACCACCTGCGTGCTCGTCGGCGACGGCGCCGGCGCGGCGGTCGTCGAGGCCACCGAGACCGACACCGGCGCCATCGGCCCGGTCCTGTGGGGCTCGGTCCCGGAGATGGGCCACGCCGTCCGCATCGAGGGCACCCCGCCGCGCTTCGCCCAGGAGGGCCAGTCGGTCTACCGCTGGGCCACCCAGCAGCTCCCCGCCCTGGCCCGCCAGGCCTGCGAGCGCTCCGGTGTCCGGCCCGAGGAGCTCGCCGGCGTGGTGCTCCACCAGGCCAACCTGCGGATCGTCGAGCCGCTCGCCGCGAAGATCGGCGCCGTCAACGCCGTCGTCGCCCGCGATGTCGTCGACTCCGGCAACACCTCCGCCGCCTCCGTACCGCTCGCCCTGTCCAAGCTGGTCGAGCGCGGCGAGCTGCCCTCCGGCGCGCCGGTCCTGCTCTTCGGCTTCGGCGGCAACCTCTCGTACGCGGGGCTGGTCGTCCGCATCCCCTGA
- a CDS encoding DUF2254 domain-containing protein, with protein MNQFTPSVTYRRPRMLSPLREHLRDTFWFAPVASMVLVSLLWWGCSAIDTAIVETLQDAGEYEVVADLAGVAEDAKTIVTTISAAMMTFIGVVFSISLVAVQMASGQFSPRIVRIFIRSRITKATFSVFLSTFLLSLLVLTSYESESDPKLMTTVPLVQSMLTLLMVGLSLLLFVAYVNQTLRLMRVGHVVDRITGEAFRVIEKTPVYAAEARDLGRPTGELVHRGRAGVLRDVNVVLLVAAARRHGVVLRLLPRIGDFVVPGTPILAVYGGTVPRRVAGAVSVGIERTFHQDLGFGLRQLSDIALRALSPAVNDPTTAVQALDRIVQFLTALANRPLGPVEFRDGRGGSGVVRLVQDGPEWTDLVDLGFAEIRGCAADSPQVSRRMLAGLDDLLSRVPPDRTEPLLRHRTLLVRLVERTVPEAADRAFALEPDRQGIG; from the coding sequence ATGAACCAATTCACACCGTCCGTCACGTACCGGCGGCCCCGGATGCTCTCGCCCCTGCGCGAGCACCTGCGGGACACCTTCTGGTTCGCGCCCGTCGCGTCGATGGTCCTGGTCAGCCTGCTGTGGTGGGGCTGCTCCGCGATCGACACGGCGATCGTCGAGACCCTGCAGGACGCCGGCGAGTACGAGGTGGTCGCGGACCTCGCCGGGGTCGCGGAGGACGCGAAGACGATCGTGACGACCATCAGCGCGGCGATGATGACCTTCATCGGTGTCGTCTTCTCGATCTCCCTGGTCGCCGTACAGATGGCGAGCGGGCAGTTCAGCCCCCGGATCGTGCGGATCTTCATCAGGAGCCGCATCACCAAGGCGACCTTCTCCGTCTTCCTCTCCACCTTCCTGCTGTCGCTGCTGGTGCTGACCTCGTACGAGAGCGAGTCGGACCCGAAGCTGATGACGACCGTGCCCTTGGTGCAGTCGATGCTGACGCTCCTGATGGTGGGACTGAGCCTGCTGCTCTTCGTGGCCTACGTGAACCAGACGCTGCGCCTGATGCGGGTGGGCCACGTGGTCGACCGGATCACCGGAGAGGCGTTCCGGGTGATCGAGAAGACCCCGGTGTACGCGGCGGAGGCCCGGGACCTGGGGCGGCCGACCGGCGAACTCGTGCACCGGGGCCGCGCGGGGGTGCTCCGGGACGTGAACGTGGTGCTCCTGGTGGCGGCGGCCCGGCGGCACGGGGTGGTGCTGCGGCTGCTGCCGCGCATCGGCGACTTCGTGGTGCCGGGGACCCCGATCCTGGCCGTGTACGGCGGGACGGTGCCGCGCCGGGTGGCGGGCGCCGTGTCGGTGGGGATCGAGCGGACCTTCCACCAGGACCTGGGCTTCGGGCTGCGGCAGCTCTCGGACATCGCGCTGCGGGCCCTGTCCCCCGCCGTCAACGACCCGACGACGGCCGTGCAGGCCCTGGACCGGATCGTCCAGTTCCTGACGGCACTCGCCAACCGGCCGCTGGGGCCGGTGGAGTTCCGGGACGGGCGGGGCGGCAGCGGGGTGGTCCGGCTCGTCCAGGACGGCCCCGAGTGGACGGACCTGGTGGATCTGGGGTTCGCCGAGATCCGGGGGTGCGCGGCGGACAGCCCGCAGGTGTCGCGGCGGATGCTCGCGGGCCTCGACGACCTGCTCTCCCGGGTGCCCCCGGATCGGACCGAGCCCCTGCTGCGGCACCGCACGCTGCTGGTCCGGCTGGTGGAGCGCACCGTGCCGGAGGCGGCGGACCGGGCGTTCGCCCTGGAGCCGGACCGTCAGGGCATCGGCTGA
- a CDS encoding FAD-dependent oxidoreductase, with translation MARVAVIGGGISGLGTALMLGRRGHGVTLFEQDARQAGDDPHQDFHHWARPRVPQAAQPHSFLAPVRTVLLTEAPDVYADLLARGAREYHDFDWFDTRPPHRPGDEDLVTVRTRRIVLEAALAAAVRRERGVDVRTGQRVHGLTVEAGAPARVTGVRTGEETHEADLVVDASGRRSPVPSWLVEAGCRSPVVEAHRTGIAYLCRWYRLRDDGPRDPGRVKTGSSAPFALAGVFPSDNDTFALHLVVSTGDPTRGALTDPAVFEAAARRFPATAAWLDLDPEPQSAVLAMAGLDNRWTSLADAEGPVVTGLVNAGDSLLHTNPTLGHGVALGLQAAQHLAAHADAVAADPTGYHDWTTRTLRPWFEAQVAADRGHERRLAGNEPPADRRTAARGACAFDDPVVMRARAQVRHLLLPAADAYGTEEVERHLTAWLDAHPDFTPDDDGPTRDQWEAVTGAATGTHSSSRATTSRHAR, from the coding sequence GGCGGAGGAATCAGCGGACTGGGCACGGCCCTCATGCTCGGCAGACGGGGCCATGGGGTCACCCTGTTCGAGCAGGACGCGCGACAGGCCGGGGACGACCCGCACCAGGACTTCCACCACTGGGCCAGACCACGCGTCCCCCAGGCCGCCCAGCCCCACTCCTTCCTCGCGCCCGTGCGCACCGTGCTGCTCACCGAGGCCCCCGACGTCTACGCGGACCTGCTGGCCCGCGGCGCCCGGGAGTACCACGACTTCGACTGGTTCGACACGCGCCCGCCGCACCGGCCGGGCGACGAGGACCTCGTGACCGTGCGGACCCGCCGCATCGTGCTGGAGGCCGCCCTCGCGGCGGCCGTACGACGGGAACGCGGCGTCGACGTCCGGACCGGACAGCGGGTGCACGGCCTCACCGTCGAGGCGGGTGCCCCCGCCCGCGTCACCGGCGTGCGGACGGGCGAGGAGACCCACGAGGCGGACCTCGTCGTCGACGCCTCCGGACGCCGCTCGCCGGTCCCCTCCTGGCTGGTGGAGGCCGGCTGCCGGTCACCCGTCGTCGAGGCCCACCGCACCGGCATCGCCTACCTGTGCCGCTGGTACCGGCTGCGCGACGACGGCCCGCGCGACCCCGGGCGGGTGAAGACCGGCTCGTCCGCGCCGTTCGCCCTCGCCGGCGTCTTCCCCTCCGACAACGACACCTTCGCGCTGCACCTGGTGGTCTCCACGGGCGACCCCACCCGCGGCGCGCTCACCGACCCCGCAGTCTTCGAGGCCGCGGCACGCCGCTTCCCCGCCACCGCCGCCTGGCTCGACCTCGACCCCGAACCCCAGTCCGCCGTCCTGGCGATGGCCGGCCTCGACAACCGCTGGACCTCCCTCGCCGACGCCGAGGGACCCGTCGTCACCGGCCTGGTCAACGCCGGCGACAGCCTCCTCCACACCAACCCCACCCTCGGGCACGGCGTGGCCCTCGGCCTCCAGGCCGCCCAGCACCTCGCCGCCCACGCCGACGCCGTCGCCGCCGACCCCACCGGCTACCACGACTGGACGACACGGACCCTCCGCCCGTGGTTCGAGGCCCAGGTGGCGGCCGACCGCGGCCACGAACGCCGCCTCGCCGGGAACGAGCCCCCCGCCGACCGGCGGACCGCCGCCCGGGGTGCCTGCGCCTTCGACGACCCCGTCGTCATGCGGGCCCGCGCCCAGGTGCGCCACCTCCTGCTTCCGGCCGCCGACGCCTACGGCACCGAGGAGGTCGAACGGCACCTCACCGCCTGGCTGGACGCCCACCCGGACTTCACGCCGGACGACGACGGCCCGACCCGCGATCAGTGGGAGGCGGTGACCGGCGCCGCCACGGGCACGCACTCGTCGAGCAGGGCGACGACGTCCCGCCACGCCCGCTGA